One window of Neptuniibacter halophilus genomic DNA carries:
- a CDS encoding type II secretion system protein, which yields MAKVNTRPGGRCQRGASLLEVVVLTFIIALLMTVAYKRFEQMAEDVERVSFQGARLKMQAQITLKVAEWYAAGESQSRTALRMQNPAGLIYETPDNYAGEVVEAELKTLPGQRWYFVTDRHWLVYKALRTEGISNQFSETDILVLQLDLQMQQPERDHGMVLEARLQPVFRFDWQPD from the coding sequence ATGGCTAAGGTAAACACACGGCCGGGTGGTCGCTGTCAACGCGGCGCCTCCCTGCTGGAAGTGGTTGTTTTGACGTTTATCATTGCGCTGCTGATGACGGTTGCGTATAAACGCTTCGAGCAGATGGCGGAAGACGTTGAACGGGTTTCGTTTCAGGGCGCTCGTCTGAAAATGCAGGCGCAGATAACCCTGAAAGTGGCAGAATGGTATGCGGCCGGGGAGAGCCAAAGCCGAACTGCGCTGCGGATGCAGAACCCTGCCGGCCTGATCTATGAAACGCCGGATAACTATGCCGGTGAGGTAGTTGAAGCGGAACTCAAAACGCTACCCGGACAACGCTGGTATTTCGTTACAGACCGACACTGGCTGGTGTACAAGGCCCTTCGTACTGAGGGGATTAGCAACCAGTTCAGCGAAACGGATATTTTAGTGTTGCAACTGGATCTTCAGATGCAACAGCCCGAAAGGGACCATGGAATGGTGCTGGAGGCCAGATTACAACCGGTTTTCCGGTTTGATTGGCAGCCTGATTGA
- a CDS encoding PulJ/GspJ family protein — MSQRGFTLIELIVVITLLSVISLVTVSFIGSTMQGFADLTRRDQLSAAARVAVDRMTREIRNALPNSIRINAAGTCLEFIPALAASRYDSVPVTVSSAASSFSSVPFAEEPERGRVAVYPLDTNRQDEVNPGGDDIGRSSDLNPIYDLDSWSIISPLMSASNALASATGSVTLNLTAAHSFPAGSPSYRYFIVDEPVSFCLVGTDLYRFQGEDGSAYSFAESQPTAATLYANLVEPQRILLASDIVSPVDNSPFRYLEATLQRNGLVLFDLLVEDQELGVADQTRENIRVQFEVQVKNAP; from the coding sequence ATGAGCCAGCGTGGTTTCACTCTGATTGAGCTGATTGTGGTCATCACGCTGTTGTCGGTAATCTCGCTGGTAACGGTGAGCTTTATCGGCAGTACCATGCAGGGGTTTGCGGATCTGACCCGGCGTGACCAGCTCTCTGCTGCAGCACGGGTAGCGGTAGACAGGATGACCCGGGAGATACGCAATGCGCTGCCTAACAGTATTCGTATTAATGCGGCAGGCACCTGTCTGGAATTTATCCCGGCGCTGGCGGCTTCCCGTTATGACTCTGTACCGGTAACGGTATCGTCCGCGGCCAGCAGTTTCAGCAGTGTTCCTTTTGCTGAAGAGCCGGAGCGGGGGCGGGTTGCGGTCTATCCGCTCGATACCAACCGACAGGATGAGGTGAATCCGGGGGGAGATGATATCGGCCGCTCATCCGACCTCAATCCAATCTACGATCTGGACAGTTGGTCTATTATCTCGCCGCTGATGAGTGCCAGTAATGCGCTGGCCTCGGCCACCGGCAGTGTAACCCTGAACCTGACAGCAGCACACAGCTTTCCGGCAGGCTCTCCCAGCTATCGCTACTTTATTGTCGATGAGCCGGTGAGTTTCTGTCTGGTAGGAACCGATCTGTATCGCTTCCAGGGTGAGGACGGTAGTGCTTACAGTTTTGCTGAGTCGCAACCCACCGCCGCTACCCTCTACGCCAATCTGGTTGAGCCGCAACGGATTCTGCTGGCCAGCGATATTGTCAGCCCTGTGGATAACTCGCCGTTTCGCTATCTGGAGGCAACCTTGCAGCGCAATGGTCTGGTATTGTTCGATCTGCTGGTGGAGGATCAGGAGTTGGGCGTTGCGGATCAGACCCGGGAGAATATCCGGGTACAGTTTGAAGTGCAGGTGAAAAATGCCCCTTAA
- a CDS encoding ExeA family protein yields the protein MYTEHFGLNELPFSLTPNTHFFLNLPTHHEALNLILVALAGGDGFVKVVGEVGTGKTLLCRKLLNALDGDEYVTAYIPNPNLNPDEFRKSFAQEIGVPTEGVEQFELLNAINHRLIELAAQQKKVVLLVDEAQATPADTIEALRLLTNLETESAKLFQVVLFGQPELDELLSRKSLRQLLQRITFSYQLSHLDQESVQHYIDQRVQLAGFQGLSLFKRDAAKKIAQASAGTPRLINILSHKALMSAYGKGDLKVDKRHVLHAIDDTQGLTRPRELQPLLWAGVATLALLTGYLVYSGVGL from the coding sequence ATGTATACGGAGCATTTTGGTCTCAATGAACTGCCGTTCAGCCTGACGCCGAATACCCATTTTTTTCTTAACCTGCCGACCCACCATGAAGCGCTGAATCTGATTCTGGTAGCGCTCGCCGGTGGTGACGGTTTTGTCAAAGTGGTGGGTGAGGTTGGCACGGGCAAAACCCTGCTCTGTCGTAAATTGCTTAACGCACTGGACGGCGATGAATACGTCACCGCCTATATCCCCAACCCCAACCTCAACCCGGATGAGTTTCGTAAAAGTTTTGCTCAGGAAATCGGCGTGCCGACGGAGGGGGTTGAACAGTTTGAACTGCTGAATGCGATCAATCATCGTCTGATCGAGTTGGCAGCTCAGCAGAAAAAAGTGGTATTGCTGGTCGATGAAGCGCAGGCCACGCCGGCGGATACGATAGAAGCACTGCGCCTGCTGACGAATCTGGAAACCGAATCCGCCAAGCTGTTTCAGGTGGTGTTGTTCGGTCAGCCGGAACTGGATGAGCTGCTCAGCCGCAAATCCCTGCGTCAGTTGCTGCAACGTATTACCTTCAGCTACCAGCTTAGCCATCTGGATCAGGAATCGGTCCAGCACTATATCGATCAGCGGGTTCAGCTCGCGGGTTTTCAGGGGCTGTCTCTGTTCAAGCGCGATGCGGCAAAAAAAATCGCTCAGGCCTCAGCCGGCACTCCACGACTGATCAACATCCTCAGCCATAAAGCGCTGATGTCAGCCTACGGGAAAGGCGATCTGAAAGTGGATAAACGTCATGTGCTGCACGCGATTGATGATACTCAGGGCTTAACCCGGCCACGAGAGCTGCAACCGCTGCTCTGGGCAGGTGTGGCGACACTGGCGTTGCTGACCGGGTATCTGGTTTATTCCGGAGTGGGTCTATGA
- a CDS encoding type II secretion system F family protein: MAHFSYRGRNREGAEVNGRVEAASASMAASQLSSEGIIPVNIEQVTAAAGTEQSQKKSTQIRLFQKITLDELIMFSRQMFSLTKAGVPITRAMRGLANTVQNPLLSETLSQLADDLEKGNALSSAMRKHPKVFTELYVSIIHVGENTGQLDLAFRQMAGYLELEQQTVKQVKQATRYPMFVMIAITIAIAIINVFVIPAFKSVFDSFGGEMPWQTQVLIAISDFTVNWWHSMLAVLVLAIILFIRWKRSETGRLTWDRKKLKFPIVGPIFYRITLGRFSRTFSIVLKAGVPIEQGLSIVANAVGNSYIGQKVAGMRQGIERGESFTQTAHQAGMFSPLVMQMLAVGEETGRVDQMLEEAAGFYEQEVEYDLKNLTSAIEPILIIAIGAMVLVLALGVFLPLWELSTTING, encoded by the coding sequence ATGGCTCATTTCAGCTATCGCGGACGTAATCGAGAGGGCGCCGAAGTTAACGGACGAGTGGAGGCGGCTTCCGCGTCTATGGCGGCTTCTCAGCTCTCGTCTGAGGGGATTATTCCGGTCAATATTGAACAGGTTACTGCAGCGGCAGGAACCGAACAGAGCCAGAAAAAATCAACCCAGATTCGCCTGTTTCAGAAAATTACTCTGGATGAGCTGATCATGTTCAGCCGCCAGATGTTCAGCCTGACCAAAGCCGGTGTGCCAATTACCCGGGCGATGCGCGGTTTGGCGAATACGGTGCAGAACCCGCTATTGTCTGAAACCCTGAGCCAGTTGGCGGATGATCTGGAGAAGGGTAACGCGCTTTCGTCGGCGATGCGTAAGCACCCCAAAGTGTTCACTGAGCTTTATGTCAGTATTATTCATGTGGGTGAAAACACCGGTCAACTGGATCTGGCATTCCGGCAGATGGCCGGCTATCTGGAGCTGGAACAGCAGACCGTTAAGCAGGTCAAGCAGGCGACCCGTTACCCGATGTTTGTGATGATCGCCATTACGATTGCTATCGCGATTATTAACGTCTTTGTGATTCCCGCGTTTAAATCGGTCTTTGACAGTTTTGGCGGTGAGATGCCCTGGCAGACTCAGGTACTGATCGCTATTTCGGATTTTACCGTAAACTGGTGGCACAGCATGCTGGCCGTTCTGGTGCTGGCGATCATCCTGTTTATACGCTGGAAGCGAAGCGAGACCGGGCGATTGACCTGGGACAGGAAAAAACTGAAATTTCCGATCGTCGGGCCGATATTCTATCGAATCACCCTCGGGCGTTTCTCCCGTACCTTCAGTATTGTGCTCAAGGCCGGGGTACCGATCGAACAGGGCTTATCGATTGTGGCCAATGCGGTGGGCAACAGTTATATCGGTCAGAAGGTTGCCGGAATGCGTCAGGGGATTGAGCGGGGTGAGTCCTTTACCCAGACCGCGCATCAGGCCGGGATGTTCAGCCCGCTGGTGATGCAGATGCTGGCGGTGGGTGAGGAAACCGGACGGGTCGATCAGATGCTGGAAGAAGCCGCGGGCTTCTATGAGCAGGAGGTAGAGTACGATCTGAAAAACCTCACCAGCGCCATTGAGCCGATACTGATTATCGCCATTGGGGCGATGGTGCTGGTGCTGGCACTGGGTGTATTCCTGCCATTGTGGGAACTGAGTACCACCATCAATGGCTAA
- a CDS encoding GspE/PulE family protein: protein MAAPKMKIRIGDLLVQNNVISEQQLMEALDRQKQTRQKLGKTLVNMGYVEEQQFLEFLSQQLNIPLVDLTHYSFNQEDVLRLPETQARRFRALVLKEEVDHFLVGMPDPMDIFAFDEMQRVLSKPIELAVVSEGQLLQSMDLLYRKTSDIEDLADQLNEEIADDAFDLAALTATDEVDVPVVKLLKSLFEDAVQVGASDIHIEPDETVLRIRQRIDGVLHEHVMKEKRIASALVLRLKLMASLNISEKRLPQDGRFNINVSGHSVDVRISTLPIQFGESVVMRLLDQSGGIIGLDKVGLPEKMLPRLRRLIHEPHGILLVTGPTGSGKTTTLYGALNELNSHQKKIITVEDPVEYRLPRINQVQVQPNIGLDFSTVLRATLRQDPDILLVGEIRDLETAEIALRAAMTGHFVLSTLHTNDAVSSAMRLTDIGIEGYLAASALNGILAQRLIRKICDNCKQHYHPSGQEQLWLEARQEELGLDDIELKKGRGCTYCNNTGYKGRTGIFELLELNEAMADALRRNDSAAFTLAAKTDPHYQPLVYSALELAIQGITTLDEVFRVTEQLDESAYLDAPAATAANPSSAGGISSGLELE, encoded by the coding sequence ATGGCCGCGCCAAAGATGAAAATCCGAATCGGTGACCTGCTGGTCCAGAATAACGTCATCAGCGAACAGCAGTTGATGGAGGCGCTGGACCGGCAGAAACAGACCCGGCAGAAGCTGGGTAAGACACTGGTTAATATGGGCTATGTCGAGGAGCAGCAGTTCCTCGAATTCCTTTCGCAACAACTGAATATCCCGCTGGTGGACCTGACCCATTACTCTTTCAATCAGGAGGATGTACTGCGGCTCCCTGAAACCCAGGCCCGCCGTTTCCGCGCGCTGGTGCTGAAAGAGGAGGTGGATCACTTTCTGGTGGGGATGCCCGATCCGATGGATATCTTTGCCTTCGATGAGATGCAGCGGGTCTTGTCGAAGCCGATTGAACTGGCGGTGGTCTCGGAAGGACAACTGCTGCAATCGATGGATCTGCTGTACCGCAAAACCAGTGATATCGAGGATCTGGCGGATCAGCTCAACGAAGAGATCGCTGATGACGCCTTTGATCTGGCGGCACTGACGGCTACCGATGAAGTTGATGTGCCGGTGGTCAAACTGCTGAAAAGCCTGTTTGAGGATGCAGTGCAGGTGGGTGCGTCGGATATTCATATCGAACCGGACGAAACGGTGTTGCGTATCCGTCAGCGTATCGATGGTGTGCTGCATGAGCATGTAATGAAAGAGAAGCGAATCGCCTCGGCGCTGGTATTGCGTCTGAAACTGATGGCTTCGCTGAATATTTCTGAAAAGCGTCTGCCTCAGGACGGGCGCTTTAATATCAATGTGTCCGGGCACAGTGTGGATGTGCGTATCTCGACCCTGCCGATCCAGTTCGGTGAATCGGTGGTGATGCGTCTGCTGGATCAGTCCGGAGGTATCATCGGGCTGGATAAAGTGGGTCTGCCAGAGAAAATGTTGCCTCGACTGCGCCGGCTGATTCATGAGCCCCATGGCATTTTACTGGTCACCGGCCCGACCGGTAGCGGTAAAACAACGACGCTCTACGGCGCGCTGAATGAGCTGAACAGTCATCAGAAAAAGATCATCACGGTTGAAGACCCGGTCGAGTATCGGCTTCCGCGTATCAATCAGGTTCAGGTTCAGCCGAATATCGGTCTGGATTTCTCTACCGTGTTGCGGGCCACACTGCGTCAGGACCCGGACATTCTGCTGGTGGGTGAGATTCGTGATCTGGAAACCGCTGAAATCGCCCTGCGTGCGGCGATGACCGGTCACTTTGTACTCTCGACCCTGCACACCAATGATGCGGTCTCCAGCGCCATGCGGCTAACCGATATCGGCATCGAAGGGTATCTGGCAGCCTCTGCGCTGAACGGGATTCTGGCACAGCGCCTGATCCGTAAGATCTGTGATAACTGCAAACAGCACTATCACCCCAGTGGTCAGGAGCAGCTTTGGCTGGAGGCCCGTCAGGAGGAGCTGGGGCTGGATGATATCGAACTTAAAAAGGGCCGCGGTTGTACCTACTGTAACAACACCGGTTATAAGGGCCGTACCGGTATCTTTGAACTGCTGGAGCTGAATGAGGCGATGGCGGACGCGCTTCGGCGCAACGATAGCGCGGCGTTTACCCTGGCGGCAAAAACTGATCCGCATTATCAGCCGCTGGTATACAGTGCTCTGGAGCTGGCGATTCAGGGGATTACCACGCTGGATGAAGTCTTCAGGGTGACCGAGCAACTGGATGAATCTGCTTATCTGGATGCGCCGGCAGCGACCGCAGCCAACCCGTCTTCGGCCGGCGGCATCAGCAGCGGATTAGAGCTGGAGTAA
- a CDS encoding exodeoxyribonuclease III — protein sequence MRVITFNTQGIEQATDNGFFDWMVQQNADVVCLQDIRAKEYQLDDKRYHPDGYYPYFFDAWEDDYSGVAIYSREIPKAIMTGLGFELCDQHGRFIQADFEHVSVSSFSIPSGLKSEEAQEEKIQFMNDFMGHLSKTLRKRREFIFCGTTHIAHKTVDLSNWYANQTVSGFLPEEREWMAEILDEMGYVDAFRQINKAERQFTWWPDYNRARKLNEGARLDYQITTANLRKNIKNASIFRDQHFSEHAPLIIDYDI from the coding sequence ATGCGCGTCATCACTTTCAATACACAGGGTATTGAACAAGCTACCGATAATGGCTTTTTCGACTGGATGGTCCAGCAGAATGCAGATGTGGTCTGCCTGCAGGATATCCGGGCCAAGGAGTACCAGCTTGATGACAAACGCTATCATCCGGATGGCTACTATCCCTACTTCTTTGATGCCTGGGAAGATGATTACAGTGGCGTAGCGATCTACTCCCGTGAGATTCCCAAGGCGATTATGACCGGTCTGGGCTTTGAGTTGTGTGACCAGCACGGCCGCTTTATTCAGGCGGACTTTGAGCATGTCAGCGTGTCCTCCTTCAGCATCCCTTCCGGTCTGAAAAGTGAGGAAGCGCAGGAAGAGAAGATCCAGTTTATGAACGATTTTATGGGGCACCTCAGCAAGACTCTGCGTAAACGTCGCGAGTTTATCTTTTGTGGTACGACCCATATCGCGCATAAAACCGTTGATCTGAGTAACTGGTACGCTAACCAGACCGTTTCCGGCTTCCTCCCGGAAGAGCGTGAATGGATGGCAGAGATTCTCGATGAGATGGGTTACGTCGACGCGTTCCGCCAGATCAATAAAGCAGAGCGGCAGTTCACCTGGTGGCCGGATTACAACCGCGCCCGTAAACTGAATGAAGGCGCGCGTCTGGATTACCAGATCACTACCGCCAACCTGCGGAAAAATATCAAAAATGCGAGCATCTTCCGTGATCAGCACTTCAGCGAGCATGCGCCACTGATTATTGATTACGACATCTGA
- a CDS encoding prepilin-type N-terminal cleavage/methylation domain-containing protein: MSSSLPSSSARRCSRSHQRGFTLVEIIVVIVLISILSAIAIPRFTNLSSYETVSLRNSVLGSLKLAQKVALAQHAGSVYWVLQRTASDRWQISILLDQDTSDAVTPADVTPPQLKETIPGEVSLSYQVSLAAGGNVSGVLGTDDNLVVMYDPLGNMIRARRNVSLSVAADFPGAAQTVNSSLQFNDSRKDFCLSLSGYAYEASCR; this comes from the coding sequence ATGAGCAGCTCCCTTCCGTCATCGTCGGCGCGGCGCTGCTCGCGATCTCACCAGCGTGGTTTTACGCTGGTTGAGATCATCGTTGTGATCGTTCTGATCTCCATTCTCTCGGCCATCGCTATTCCCCGGTTTACCAACCTGTCCAGTTATGAAACGGTTTCCCTGCGTAACTCGGTACTGGGCTCTCTGAAACTGGCGCAGAAGGTGGCGTTGGCACAACATGCCGGCTCTGTTTACTGGGTGTTACAGCGCACCGCGAGTGACCGCTGGCAGATCAGTATTCTGCTGGATCAGGATACCAGCGATGCTGTCACGCCTGCGGATGTAACCCCTCCACAGCTTAAGGAAACGATTCCCGGTGAGGTCAGTCTCAGTTATCAGGTGTCTCTTGCCGCCGGGGGCAATGTAAGCGGTGTTCTGGGTACGGATGATAATCTGGTGGTGATGTATGACCCGTTGGGCAACATGATTCGGGCCAGACGCAATGTCAGCCTGAGCGTTGCAGCAGATTTCCCCGGAGCTGCCCAGACGGTCAACAGCAGTTTGCAATTCAATGACAGTCGTAAAGATTTCTGTCTCTCTCTGAGCGGATACGCCTATGAAGCCAGTTGCCGCTGA
- a CDS encoding tetratricopeptide repeat protein: protein MSLVNDMLRDLERRNERSTAAANQQGVKAAQPIEPPAPNPLPRLILWGIGLLAICTTGWLLWQEYALADNNRALPVAAVAPAPAVQPEPVVIEQIQWAGSDQAGDLVVRLNGAADIQLLNQSATEIEVAFEDVALNTPLPVISSQLVADLQIRSLDQRQILTLSTRRGSQFSFKVQHNPSTLILGVIPAVAEEASVPSDPVVMEKPDSEVAKPVAVQKETLRNGAALQVQSEAEPIKRTPQPVSKSIQQLSDAKVAQRARSLVNKGQLEQAEAFLWQEIRKQPKQMLAARVLLITLQLSAGDTAAAQALLDRSLPRHPEDAALKKLQARLWISQGQPAQAQALLMPNRPGLKADPEYHELLASAYQQQGAYESAARVYYQLLQQNNQVPRWWIGMGYALEQAQRYAEARNAYQSGLQIPMMAQNLKNYARQRLQALAGR, encoded by the coding sequence ATGAGTCTGGTTAACGACATGCTCCGGGATCTGGAGCGGCGTAATGAGCGTTCCACCGCTGCTGCTAACCAGCAAGGGGTGAAAGCCGCCCAGCCTATCGAACCGCCTGCACCGAACCCGTTGCCGCGTCTGATCCTCTGGGGGATCGGTCTGCTGGCTATCTGCACCACGGGATGGCTGCTGTGGCAGGAGTATGCGCTGGCTGATAATAATCGAGCACTACCTGTCGCAGCGGTGGCCCCCGCTCCGGCGGTACAGCCTGAGCCGGTGGTGATTGAGCAGATCCAGTGGGCGGGCAGTGATCAGGCCGGCGATCTGGTAGTTCGCCTCAACGGGGCTGCAGATATCCAGTTGCTTAATCAGAGCGCCACTGAGATCGAAGTCGCCTTTGAAGATGTTGCCCTGAATACGCCGTTGCCAGTGATCAGTAGTCAACTGGTTGCTGACCTGCAGATCCGCAGTCTGGACCAGCGCCAGATTCTTACATTGAGTACCCGTCGGGGCAGTCAGTTCTCGTTCAAAGTTCAGCATAACCCGAGCACTCTGATTCTGGGGGTGATCCCTGCGGTTGCAGAGGAGGCCTCTGTGCCATCAGACCCTGTGGTGATGGAGAAACCGGATTCTGAGGTGGCGAAGCCGGTGGCGGTACAGAAGGAAACGCTACGTAATGGTGCCGCTTTGCAGGTGCAGTCAGAAGCTGAACCGATAAAGCGCACACCACAACCGGTCAGCAAATCGATTCAGCAGTTGAGTGATGCAAAAGTGGCTCAGCGTGCCCGTAGTCTGGTGAATAAAGGTCAGCTTGAGCAGGCAGAAGCGTTCCTCTGGCAAGAGATTCGTAAGCAACCGAAACAGATGCTGGCAGCGCGAGTGTTGCTGATTACGCTGCAACTGTCTGCAGGGGATACCGCTGCTGCGCAGGCATTACTGGACCGAAGTCTGCCACGACACCCTGAAGACGCAGCGCTGAAGAAACTGCAGGCACGGTTGTGGATCAGTCAGGGGCAGCCGGCGCAGGCTCAGGCATTGCTGATGCCAAACCGGCCCGGGCTGAAGGCGGATCCGGAATACCATGAATTGCTTGCCAGTGCTTATCAGCAGCAGGGGGCTTATGAGTCTGCAGCCCGGGTTTATTACCAGCTCTTGCAGCAAAATAATCAGGTGCCGCGCTGGTGGATCGGTATGGGCTACGCGCTGGAGCAGGCACAGCGCTATGCGGAAGCGCGTAACGCTTATCAGAGTGGATTGCAGATCCCGATGATGGCGCAGAATTTGAAAAATTATGCCCGGCAGCGCCTGCAAGCGCTGGCGGGTCGTTAG
- the pyrE gene encoding orotate phosphoribosyltransferase — protein MQDYQREFIEFAIQQNVLRFGEFTLKSGRTSPYFFNAGLFNTGTALAKLGRFYAQAIKDSGVDFDVLLGPAYKGIPLATTTAVALADQHGDDVPYVFNRKEAKDHGEGGNLVGAPLEGGVLIIDDVITAGTAIREVMEIIDQAGAKPAGVVIALNRQEKGKGELSAIQEVERDYGMPVVSIVSLADLIEYLSEQGDMDQELAAIQAYRDSYGI, from the coding sequence ATGCAGGATTACCAGCGCGAATTTATCGAATTTGCTATTCAACAGAACGTACTCAGATTTGGTGAATTCACCCTGAAATCCGGTCGCACCAGCCCTTATTTTTTCAATGCCGGCCTGTTCAATACCGGTACCGCACTGGCAAAACTGGGCCGTTTTTATGCGCAGGCAATTAAAGATTCTGGCGTAGATTTCGACGTACTGCTGGGCCCTGCTTACAAAGGCATTCCGCTGGCCACCACTACCGCTGTTGCACTGGCTGATCAACATGGCGACGACGTCCCTTACGTCTTCAATCGCAAAGAAGCCAAAGATCATGGCGAAGGCGGTAATCTGGTCGGCGCACCGCTGGAAGGAGGCGTGCTGATTATTGATGACGTGATCACAGCAGGTACTGCGATCCGCGAAGTAATGGAGATCATCGATCAGGCCGGTGCAAAACCTGCCGGTGTGGTGATTGCACTGAACCGTCAGGAGAAGGGTAAAGGCGAGCTGTCTGCGATTCAGGAAGTCGAGCGCGACTACGGCATGCCCGTTGTCAGCATCGTCAGCCTGGCGGATCTGATTGAATACCTGAGTGAACAGGGCGATATGGATCAAGAACTGGCAGCCATTCAGGCTTACCGCGACAGCTACGGTATCTGA
- a CDS encoding prepilin-type N-terminal cleavage/methylation domain-containing protein: MKPVAAERGFSLVEMIITIVIIAIALTAAIAGWGTIARHSADVMWQTRVSYLGQAYLEEILNLRYDELTPVGGRPVCAPCTAAASLGPDSGETRSSFDDVDDFNGLSESAVGLFNAVATPGGIDAYSGYQVAVSVNYVGSDFFTDNERVKQVTVTVTPPQNTGQSAVVFTALRGNY; the protein is encoded by the coding sequence ATGAAGCCAGTTGCCGCTGAACGGGGGTTCTCTCTGGTCGAAATGATCATCACCATTGTGATCATTGCGATTGCGTTGACTGCAGCCATTGCCGGTTGGGGGACGATTGCCCGGCACAGCGCCGATGTGATGTGGCAGACCCGGGTTTCCTATCTGGGACAGGCCTATCTCGAGGAGATCCTTAACCTGCGCTACGATGAGCTCACCCCGGTGGGAGGACGACCGGTATGCGCTCCCTGTACTGCCGCAGCCTCGTTGGGGCCGGACAGCGGTGAAACCCGTTCCAGCTTTGATGATGTGGATGATTTTAACGGTTTGAGTGAGAGCGCGGTGGGATTGTTTAATGCGGTGGCCACGCCGGGTGGGATCGATGCTTATTCCGGTTATCAGGTTGCGGTCTCAGTGAACTATGTGGGCAGTGATTTCTTTACCGATAACGAGCGTGTGAAACAGGTCACGGTAACAGTCACCCCGCCGCAGAACACCGGACAGAGCGCGGTGGTCTTTACCGCCCTGCGGGGGAACTACTGA
- a CDS encoding pilus assembly FimT family protein: protein MNRQTGFTIIELVVVIALLGILAAVALPRFINVTEDAHNAAVKGAAGGLASGVALAKAKAVVENAASGASVSLDGASVVVNDSGYPVGEDGSAPANLAAPQAADCVEVWDSVLQGSRPVASTADPATTPGVEYQASSNGPDCAYTYYRQNTSTSEDRVITYETDTGNVSATGTDG from the coding sequence ATGAACAGACAAACGGGTTTTACCATTATTGAGCTTGTTGTTGTAATTGCACTGCTGGGTATTTTGGCTGCTGTAGCCCTGCCGCGTTTTATCAATGTAACCGAAGATGCGCACAATGCTGCGGTTAAAGGTGCTGCGGGTGGTCTGGCTTCCGGTGTTGCGCTGGCTAAAGCCAAAGCCGTAGTTGAGAATGCTGCCTCTGGTGCATCGGTCTCACTGGATGGTGCCTCCGTGGTTGTGAATGATTCCGGTTATCCGGTGGGTGAAGATGGTTCAGCTCCGGCTAATCTGGCGGCTCCGCAGGCTGCCGACTGTGTTGAGGTATGGGACAGCGTACTTCAGGGCAGCCGTCCGGTGGCTTCCACAGCAGATCCGGCAACGACCCCAGGTGTTGAATATCAGGCTTCTTCGAACGGTCCGGACTGTGCGTACACCTACTACAGACAGAACACTTCAACCTCTGAAGATCGCGTGATTACCTATGAAACGGATACCGGTAATGTCAGCGCCACCGGTACTGATGGCTAA